A genomic window from Glycine soja cultivar W05 chromosome 10, ASM419377v2, whole genome shotgun sequence includes:
- the LOC114371090 gene encoding serine/threonine-protein kinase PBS1-like isoform X1, protein MGCFSCFDSREDEMLNPNPQQENHHHEHEHDHDLKPPVPSRISRLPPSASAGDKLRSTTSNGESKRELAAAVQIAAQIFTFRELAAATKNFMPQSFLGEGGFGRVYKGLLETTGQVVAVKQLDRDGLQGNREFLVEVLMLSLLHHPNLVNLIGYCADGDQRLLVYEFMPLGSLEDHLHDLPPDKEPLDWNTRMKIAAGAAKGLEYLHDKANPPVIYRDFKSSNILLDEGYHPKLSDFGLAKLGPVGDKSHVSTRVMGTYGYCAPEYAMTGQLTVKSDVYSFGVVFLELITGRKAIDSTRPHGEQNLVTWARPLFNDRRKFPKLADPQLQGRYPMRGLYQALAVASMCIQEQAAARPLIGDVVTALSFLANQAYDHRGGAGDDKRNRVLKNGEGGGGGSGGRWDLEGSEKDDSPRETARMLNSNNRDLDRERAVAEAKMWGENWREKRRQSAQGSFDGSNA, encoded by the exons ATGGGTTGTTTTTCGTGCTTCGATTCGCGGGAGGACGAGATGCTGAATCCCAATCCTCAGCAGGAAAATCACCACCATGAACATGAACATGATCATGATCTTAAGCCCCCTGTTCCTTCTCGTATTTCCAGATTGCCGCCCTCTGCCTCTG CAGGAGACAAGCTACGGTCAACAACAAGTAATGGAGAGTCCAAAAGGGAATTGGCTGCTGCTGTTCAAATTGCCGCTCAAATTTTCACTTTCCGTGAGCTTGCAGCCGCAACGAAAAACTTCATGCCCCAATCCTTTTTAGGGGAAGGTGGTTTTGGAAGGGTCTACAAGGGCCTCCTGGAAACCACCGGTCAg GTTGTGGCTGTTAAACAGTTAGACAGAGACGGTCTTCAGGGTAATCGGGAATTCCTCGTTGAGGTTCTCATGCTCAGTCTTCTACACCACCCTAATCTTGTCAATCTCATTGGATACTGTGCTGATGGTGACCAACGCCTCTTAGTTTATGAATTTATGCCATTGGGATCATTGGAAGACCATCTTCATG ATCTTCCCCCGGATAAGGAACCATTAGATTGGAACACCAGGATGAAAATAGCTGCTGGGGCAGCAAAAGGATTGGAATACCTTCATGACAAAGCAAATCCTCCTGTCATTTATAGAGACTTCAAATCATCTAATATATTACTTGATGAAGGTTATCATCCAAAGCTTTCAGACTTTGGTCTTGCAAAGCTCGGTCCAGTTGGTGACAAATCACACGTTTCCACCCGTGTCATGGGAACTTATGGTTACTGTGCCCCAGAATATGCTATGACTGGACAGCTGACTGTGAAGTCTGATGTATATAGTTTTGGGGTAGTCTTCTTGGAGCTGATTACTGGCCGTAAAGCCATTGACAGCACTCGACCCCATGGAGAACAAAACCTTGTCACATGG GCACGTCCACTGTTCAATGACCGCAGGAAGTTTCCAAAGTTAGCAGATCCACAGCTGCAGGGACGGTATCCCATGCGAGGTCTTTACCAAGCTCTAGCTGTGGCATCAATGTGCATTCAAGAACAGGCTGCAGCACGTCCTCTCATTGGGGATGTGGTGACAGCCCTTTCGTTTCTAGCCAACCAGGCATATGACCATAGGGGGGGAGCTGGTGACGATAAAAGGAACAGAGTATTGAAAAATGGTGAAGGTGGAGGGGGAGGATCTGGAGGCAGATGGGATTTGGAAGGATCTGAGAAAGATGACTCCCCACGTGAAACTGCAAGGATGTTAAACAGCAACAACAGGGATCTTGATAGAGAACGTGCCGTGGCTGAAGCCAAGATGTGGGGAGAGAATTGGAGAGAAAAAAGACGACAAAGTGCGCAGGGCAGTTTTGATGGTTCTAACGCTtag
- the LOC114371090 gene encoding serine/threonine-protein kinase PBS1-like isoform X2 has product MGCFSCFDSREDEMLNPNPQQENHHHEHEHDHDLKPPVPSRISRLPPSASGDKLRSTTSNGESKRELAAAVQIAAQIFTFRELAAATKNFMPQSFLGEGGFGRVYKGLLETTGQVVAVKQLDRDGLQGNREFLVEVLMLSLLHHPNLVNLIGYCADGDQRLLVYEFMPLGSLEDHLHDLPPDKEPLDWNTRMKIAAGAAKGLEYLHDKANPPVIYRDFKSSNILLDEGYHPKLSDFGLAKLGPVGDKSHVSTRVMGTYGYCAPEYAMTGQLTVKSDVYSFGVVFLELITGRKAIDSTRPHGEQNLVTWARPLFNDRRKFPKLADPQLQGRYPMRGLYQALAVASMCIQEQAAARPLIGDVVTALSFLANQAYDHRGGAGDDKRNRVLKNGEGGGGGSGGRWDLEGSEKDDSPRETARMLNSNNRDLDRERAVAEAKMWGENWREKRRQSAQGSFDGSNA; this is encoded by the exons ATGGGTTGTTTTTCGTGCTTCGATTCGCGGGAGGACGAGATGCTGAATCCCAATCCTCAGCAGGAAAATCACCACCATGAACATGAACATGATCATGATCTTAAGCCCCCTGTTCCTTCTCGTATTTCCAGATTGCCGCCCTCTGCCTCTG GAGACAAGCTACGGTCAACAACAAGTAATGGAGAGTCCAAAAGGGAATTGGCTGCTGCTGTTCAAATTGCCGCTCAAATTTTCACTTTCCGTGAGCTTGCAGCCGCAACGAAAAACTTCATGCCCCAATCCTTTTTAGGGGAAGGTGGTTTTGGAAGGGTCTACAAGGGCCTCCTGGAAACCACCGGTCAg GTTGTGGCTGTTAAACAGTTAGACAGAGACGGTCTTCAGGGTAATCGGGAATTCCTCGTTGAGGTTCTCATGCTCAGTCTTCTACACCACCCTAATCTTGTCAATCTCATTGGATACTGTGCTGATGGTGACCAACGCCTCTTAGTTTATGAATTTATGCCATTGGGATCATTGGAAGACCATCTTCATG ATCTTCCCCCGGATAAGGAACCATTAGATTGGAACACCAGGATGAAAATAGCTGCTGGGGCAGCAAAAGGATTGGAATACCTTCATGACAAAGCAAATCCTCCTGTCATTTATAGAGACTTCAAATCATCTAATATATTACTTGATGAAGGTTATCATCCAAAGCTTTCAGACTTTGGTCTTGCAAAGCTCGGTCCAGTTGGTGACAAATCACACGTTTCCACCCGTGTCATGGGAACTTATGGTTACTGTGCCCCAGAATATGCTATGACTGGACAGCTGACTGTGAAGTCTGATGTATATAGTTTTGGGGTAGTCTTCTTGGAGCTGATTACTGGCCGTAAAGCCATTGACAGCACTCGACCCCATGGAGAACAAAACCTTGTCACATGG GCACGTCCACTGTTCAATGACCGCAGGAAGTTTCCAAAGTTAGCAGATCCACAGCTGCAGGGACGGTATCCCATGCGAGGTCTTTACCAAGCTCTAGCTGTGGCATCAATGTGCATTCAAGAACAGGCTGCAGCACGTCCTCTCATTGGGGATGTGGTGACAGCCCTTTCGTTTCTAGCCAACCAGGCATATGACCATAGGGGGGGAGCTGGTGACGATAAAAGGAACAGAGTATTGAAAAATGGTGAAGGTGGAGGGGGAGGATCTGGAGGCAGATGGGATTTGGAAGGATCTGAGAAAGATGACTCCCCACGTGAAACTGCAAGGATGTTAAACAGCAACAACAGGGATCTTGATAGAGAACGTGCCGTGGCTGAAGCCAAGATGTGGGGAGAGAATTGGAGAGAAAAAAGACGACAAAGTGCGCAGGGCAGTTTTGATGGTTCTAACGCTtag
- the LOC114371090 gene encoding serine/threonine-protein kinase PBS1-like isoform X3, with protein MLSLLHHPNLVNLIGYCADGDQRLLVYEFMPLGSLEDHLHDLPPDKEPLDWNTRMKIAAGAAKGLEYLHDKANPPVIYRDFKSSNILLDEGYHPKLSDFGLAKLGPVGDKSHVSTRVMGTYGYCAPEYAMTGQLTVKSDVYSFGVVFLELITGRKAIDSTRPHGEQNLVTWARPLFNDRRKFPKLADPQLQGRYPMRGLYQALAVASMCIQEQAAARPLIGDVVTALSFLANQAYDHRGGAGDDKRNRVLKNGEGGGGGSGGRWDLEGSEKDDSPRETARMLNSNNRDLDRERAVAEAKMWGENWREKRRQSAQGSFDGSNA; from the exons ATGCTCAGTCTTCTACACCACCCTAATCTTGTCAATCTCATTGGATACTGTGCTGATGGTGACCAACGCCTCTTAGTTTATGAATTTATGCCATTGGGATCATTGGAAGACCATCTTCATG ATCTTCCCCCGGATAAGGAACCATTAGATTGGAACACCAGGATGAAAATAGCTGCTGGGGCAGCAAAAGGATTGGAATACCTTCATGACAAAGCAAATCCTCCTGTCATTTATAGAGACTTCAAATCATCTAATATATTACTTGATGAAGGTTATCATCCAAAGCTTTCAGACTTTGGTCTTGCAAAGCTCGGTCCAGTTGGTGACAAATCACACGTTTCCACCCGTGTCATGGGAACTTATGGTTACTGTGCCCCAGAATATGCTATGACTGGACAGCTGACTGTGAAGTCTGATGTATATAGTTTTGGGGTAGTCTTCTTGGAGCTGATTACTGGCCGTAAAGCCATTGACAGCACTCGACCCCATGGAGAACAAAACCTTGTCACATGG GCACGTCCACTGTTCAATGACCGCAGGAAGTTTCCAAAGTTAGCAGATCCACAGCTGCAGGGACGGTATCCCATGCGAGGTCTTTACCAAGCTCTAGCTGTGGCATCAATGTGCATTCAAGAACAGGCTGCAGCACGTCCTCTCATTGGGGATGTGGTGACAGCCCTTTCGTTTCTAGCCAACCAGGCATATGACCATAGGGGGGGAGCTGGTGACGATAAAAGGAACAGAGTATTGAAAAATGGTGAAGGTGGAGGGGGAGGATCTGGAGGCAGATGGGATTTGGAAGGATCTGAGAAAGATGACTCCCCACGTGAAACTGCAAGGATGTTAAACAGCAACAACAGGGATCTTGATAGAGAACGTGCCGTGGCTGAAGCCAAGATGTGGGGAGAGAATTGGAGAGAAAAAAGACGACAAAGTGCGCAGGGCAGTTTTGATGGTTCTAACGCTtag